The following coding sequences lie in one Amblyraja radiata isolate CabotCenter1 chromosome 20, sAmbRad1.1.pri, whole genome shotgun sequence genomic window:
- the lmo2 gene encoding rhombotin-2 has protein sequence MSAAIERKSLENAEETVDEVLQMPPSLLTCGGCQQNIGDRYFLKAIDQYWHEDCLSCDLCGCRLGEVGRRLYYKLGRKLCRRDYLRLFGQDGLCSACDKRIRAYEMTMRVKDKVYHLECFKCAACQKHFCVGDRYLLINSDIVCEQDIYEWTKLNGMI, from the exons ATGTCAGCGGCAATCGAGAGGAAATCGCTGGAGAATGCGGA GGAAACAGTGGATGAGGTTCTGCAGATGCCTCCATCGTTATTAACATGTGGCGGTTGTCAGCAGAATATTGGAGATCGTTATTTCCTGAAAGCCATTGATCAGTATTGGCATgaagactgtctgagctgtgacctGTGCGGCTGTAGACTGGGAGAAGTGGGGAGGAGACTCTACTACAAACTTGGCAGAAAGCTTTGCCGCAGGGATTATCTCAG GTTATTTGGCCAAGATGGACTTTGCTCTGCCTGTGATAAACGAATCAGAGCCTATGAAATGACAATGCGAGTAAAGGATAAGGTTTATCACCTGGAGTGTTTCAAATGTGCTGCATGTCAAAAACATTTCTGCGTGGGAGATAGATACCTGCTCATCAACTCAGACATTGTCTGTGAACAAGATATTTATGAATGGACTAAACTCAATGGGATGATCTAG